In Treponema vincentii, a single window of DNA contains:
- a CDS encoding ABC transporter permease subunit has translation MEQLKKQLAAFGWPRIIIFLFLLSLFIAAPFVNVSIGASLSDTINRFGMNALLVLAMVPMVQAGCGLNFGLSLGVIGGLLGATIAMELNLVGWAGFFSAVFFTILICAVIGYAYGKLLNLIKGEEMTIALYVGFAAVMFMSILWLLLPYTNPTMVWGYAGKGLRTTITLEGYWLKILNNLWAFQAGSFVFPTGLILFVLVCFFIMKVFMKTRTGTALTAVGSNPEFARASGVNIDRARIISTVLSTVIGGVGILLYQQSFGFIQLYQAPLFMAFPAVAAILIGGASVNKASILNVMLGTFLFQGILTMTPSVINSVLQTDMSEVIRIVLSNGMILYALTRKTQAAR, from the coding sequence ATGGAACAGTTAAAAAAACAACTTGCGGCATTCGGATGGCCGCGTATTATTATTTTCTTATTCCTCTTGTCGCTGTTTATTGCAGCGCCTTTTGTGAATGTCAGTATCGGCGCATCTCTTTCGGATACAATAAACCGCTTTGGGATGAATGCCCTCTTGGTGCTTGCGATGGTGCCGATGGTGCAGGCAGGCTGCGGTCTTAACTTCGGGTTATCGCTCGGCGTTATCGGCGGACTGCTCGGTGCGACAATCGCGATGGAACTGAACTTAGTTGGATGGGCAGGCTTTTTTTCAGCCGTGTTTTTTACGATATTAATCTGTGCGGTGATCGGCTATGCTTACGGTAAACTCTTGAATCTGATTAAAGGCGAAGAGATGACCATCGCTTTGTATGTCGGCTTTGCTGCGGTTATGTTCATGTCGATTTTGTGGCTGCTGTTGCCGTACACCAATCCGACAATGGTGTGGGGCTATGCGGGAAAAGGCTTACGTACAACCATCACGCTCGAAGGATACTGGCTGAAAATACTGAATAATTTATGGGCGTTTCAAGCAGGTTCATTCGTGTTTCCGACCGGGCTTATTCTCTTTGTCCTTGTCTGCTTTTTTATTATGAAGGTATTTATGAAGACACGGACGGGAACGGCATTGACTGCGGTCGGTTCAAATCCCGAATTTGCGCGGGCGAGCGGTGTGAATATCGATCGAGCGCGGATTATCAGTACGGTGTTGTCCACCGTTATCGGCGGTGTCGGGATTTTGCTGTATCAGCAAAGTTTCGGCTTTATTCAGCTGTATCAAGCGCCGCTCTTTATGGCCTTCCCGGCGGTAGCGGCTATTCTTATCGGCGGCGCATCGGTCAATAAAGCCTCAATTTTAAACGTAATGCTGGGAACATTTCTGTTTCAAGGTATTTTAACAATGACTCCCTCGGTTATTAACAGTGTGCTGCAAACCGATATGTCGGAGGTTATCCGTATTGTGTTGTCAAACGGTATGATTTTGTATGCACTGACGCGGAAGACGCAGGCGGCGAGGTAG
- a CDS encoding ABC transporter permease subunit yields the protein MVSSNMLKKKWENFSAVDFILDNLVSIIFLVISFLAIPVSGLSAHHIIAEILTRIGRNSFLVFALILPIMAGMGINFGMVLGAMAGQIGLIFAMDWSIGGIYGLVFAACIGMPISILLGIVAGSVLNRARGREMVTSYILGFFFNGIYQFFVLYILGSVIPMHNKAIMLSRGYGVRNTLELAPVRQMLDTAIPLTIAGFKIPILSYLIIIALCFFIVWFRKTKLGQDMRAIGQNQTVALASGIAVERTRIISIVISTVLACIGQIIFLQNMGNMSTYNAHDQTGFFAAAAILVGGASVNKANIKNVFIGIILLHFLYIVTPMAGQHLFDSAMIGEYFRQFSGYAAIALSLVMHAARNQKNAEKQRAALRAESGRA from the coding sequence ATGGTATCGTCTAATATGCTTAAAAAGAAGTGGGAAAATTTTTCCGCGGTTGATTTTATTCTGGATAATTTGGTATCCATCATATTTTTGGTTATTTCGTTCCTTGCCATTCCCGTGTCGGGCTTATCGGCGCACCATATTATCGCCGAAATTTTAACGCGGATCGGCAGAAACTCCTTTTTGGTGTTTGCGCTCATCCTGCCGATTATGGCAGGGATGGGGATTAACTTCGGGATGGTGCTCGGCGCGATGGCTGGGCAGATCGGCCTTATTTTTGCAATGGACTGGAGCATCGGCGGTATCTACGGATTGGTATTCGCAGCCTGCATCGGGATGCCGATATCCATCTTGCTTGGGATTGTCGCCGGTTCGGTACTGAACCGTGCCCGCGGGCGGGAAATGGTTACCAGTTATATCCTCGGGTTTTTCTTTAACGGAATTTATCAATTCTTTGTGCTGTACATCCTCGGGTCGGTTATTCCGATGCACAATAAGGCGATTATGCTTTCCCGCGGCTACGGAGTGCGCAATACGCTTGAGTTAGCGCCCGTACGGCAGATGCTCGATACGGCAATCCCGCTCACGATTGCAGGGTTTAAAATTCCGATTCTTTCGTATCTGATTATCATTGCGCTGTGTTTTTTTATCGTGTGGTTTAGAAAGACCAAGCTCGGACAGGATATGCGGGCAATTGGGCAGAATCAGACGGTTGCACTCGCTTCGGGTATTGCAGTTGAACGGACGCGGATTATTTCGATTGTTATTTCTACAGTGCTTGCCTGTATCGGGCAGATTATCTTCTTGCAGAATATGGGAAACATGAGCACTTATAACGCGCATGACCAAACCGGATTCTTTGCCGCTGCGGCAATTCTCGTCGGAGGCGCTTCGGTAAATAAGGCAAATATTAAAAATGTCTTTATCGGCATTATCTTGCTGCACTTTTTGTACATCGTTACGCCGATGGCGGGACAGCACCTTTTTGATTCTGCGATGATCGGTGAATACTTCAGACAGTTTTCCGGCTATGCGGCGATTGCGTTATCGCTTGTTATGCACGCGGCGCGTAATCAAAAGAATGCGGAAAAACAGCGGGCTGCGCTGCGGGCCGAAAGCGGGAGGGCATAA
- a CDS encoding DUF6672 family protein, whose product MIRVRSKKGQRLVKIGLVIFYLLIMALMFLFGRSHTVLIDNNSDPNGAYKAIDGCTISFNGEKPIEMFKGDRDKIMLRGQTHHVKVSFFNGQEDVTGTITIPLFEDAVMVSIPAFVTGKNAVSHFELYAPTEE is encoded by the coding sequence ATGATTCGGGTACGTTCAAAAAAAGGTCAGCGGCTGGTTAAAATAGGCTTGGTCATTTTTTATTTGCTCATTATGGCGCTTATGTTTTTATTCGGCCGCTCTCATACCGTGCTGATAGACAACAATAGCGATCCGAACGGCGCATATAAAGCGATTGACGGCTGTACCATTTCGTTTAACGGTGAAAAACCTATCGAGATGTTTAAGGGCGACCGCGATAAAATTATGCTGCGGGGTCAGACTCATCATGTAAAGGTTAGCTTCTTTAACGGACAAGAAGATGTTACCGGTACTATCACCATTCCGCTTTTTGAAGATGCGGTGATGGTGTCAATTCCGGCCTTTGTTACAGGCAAAAATGCCGTCAGTCATTTTGAGTTATACGCTCCGACGGAAGAGTAG